The stretch of DNA ATCTAAGGTCTAGTGCTCCTAAGAGGATCCCTCCCGATCCCTTCCTGATTGGTGCTGGGCTCTCCGGAGTCCCCATCCATCTAGAGCAGCCACAACCCTCACGAGGGATCCTCGAGTGCCCAAGACCCCTCTTTCAGATCCCTGGAGTCTCTGCTGGATCTccagcagccccctcccctgccacacATACAGTCAGACCCCCATCACACCCAGGTTCTGACCTTAATCTCGTAGACTTTGAGGCGGCGGCGGAGGGTGGCATTCTCCCTCTCCAGGCCCCCAGCCTCTCCTTGATGTCTCCGTAGGCTGTGATCAGGGCAAAGTGGGAGGCAGAGCACATGTCCTCTCCCAGCGAGGGGTCTCCAGGGGCATCCAGCCACACCTCACTGGGCCCCAGGGCCTCCTGGGTCAGGATGCTGATGTCATCCTCAAACATGGACTCCATGGCAAGGGCCTGGGCCACAGCCCGCCCTGGGCCTCCTGGGAGAGCAGGAGCAACGGTGGGGAGGGGGCCCAGAGCTTGTCCCAACACCCCTTGTCCTGGCCTGAGGAGCTCTATGGCCAGCTGAGATGCAGCCTGGTCCTGCCCCTGTGTCTCACAGCTCCCTCCCAGacccatcttctcttctctgctgccctggggaaggggctgggacCAGAAGCAAGTAAGACTTGCGGGGGACAGAGGGAGCGGTGACAAATAGGGACAAGTAAGCGAAGCCAGAAGCAGAGAAGGACTCTTTCTGGAACTCAGGGAGACCTGTGGACAGGAGAGCGCTGCCTTCCCAGCACAGGGGGCCCAGATGAGGCCTGCCTTGACTTGctcctcagccccctccccaccccaggcctcactTCCCCAAATACCTCTCTGACAAGCTCCTCATGCCAGGCCTCAGGCACCCCTGGCTCCTCCCTAAGGAAGGCCCGGTGCTTCTGGGAGGGTCAGCCCCACCACTGTCAGCACATCCTCTGCTGGGCCCCCGCCCAACTTCCTCCTGTAGGATCCCAGAGTTCAGGAAAAGGAAGCGCCTCCCCAACTCACACTGGGTTTGTGGCAACCCTCCAGGCCCTCCTCACCCCTGACCAGGGACCCACAGGAAGTCCTCGGCTGTGTCTGAGGGAACACAGAGGGGAAAGGGGCTCTGGGAGAGGCCTCGGGGCTCAGGTGAAGAGGGCAGACAAAGAACTCCTAAGCCCAGCCTGTGTGCCTGCACACAGGGAAGTGGGGAGCCCTGGGAGGGGACAGGAATGACTCAGGGCTCCCGAAAGAGTAGGCGAGGGGGGGCGTGTGTACTTCTCCTGGCCCTGTTTATGAATGTGTGTCTGTGGCTGGCATGTGTGgggggagtgtgtgtgtctgtgaatgAGTGTAGGTGTGTCATAGTCAATGAGCGCCTTAAGCGGGGATGCAGGCGGGGGTCGGATGTTGGGAGAAGTGACCGGGAGGCcgtgagtgtttgtgtgtgcacgcgtgcgtgAGCGTGTGTGAAGGGTGGGCACGTTCGGGGCCGTGTGTCACGTGAGGCACTATGGGAATGTCCGAGGTGTGCGCGCGCGCCGGAGCATGTGTGCGCGTAAGACAGGGGGCTCCCGAGGTGTGAATTGAGGCAGTGGGGTCCGCGACCTCCCAAAGCCGGGCAGCAAAAGCCTTGGATGGAGAGGGCTCGGGCCCAGGCCCCAACACCGCCCCGCATTAAGTGCCAGGGAAACGCGTGTGACCGGGTCTGAGTAAGAAGTGTGTGCGCGTGTTTGTAGGGCTGGCCCCACCTTTAACCCTCTCCTCTCCAAGCCTAtcccctctcccccagctccGCTCACCAGCGCTCACCACACCCCCGACCCCCGGCCGGCCACCTCGAGCCCAACCCCACGAGCTGGGGCTCTGCCGCCTGGGGGATCGCGACCCGCGTTTGCTTCCTCTGCATTCTCTCCCTTCGGCCCAGCGGCCCCGCGCGAGCGCGACGACAGGCGGATGAGGAAGGGGTGCCTCCTCGGCCCGGGCCCCTTCTGCGGCCCCTTTAAGAGCCGCCCTTTAAACCCCTTTTGCTCGGCCGACAGAAATTGTCGCCCCTCCCCTCTCAGAGGCCGAGACcaggcagccccctcccccactgccgcCGAGCCCCGGGCCCCTAGTCCACCTCCCGGGGCCGGGGAAGGGGCTTCGGAAGCGGTGCGGCCTGAGAAGCGGCAGAGGAGGGGGGAAAAAGAGAATGCGAACGGCCGACGCCGGACCCTTCCCCTCCCTGCTACCCTGGACCAGCTGCGGGCCAACCTCCTCTCCAGCCCACCCCGCGACCCCCGGGGGCCGACCCTAGGCGccgctcccctccccccgcccagcCCTGCCGGGACTCACAGCTGCTGCCGGTTCCTGCTGGTAATCGCAGCTTACCCCCTCCGCCTGCTCCCTCCCCAGACGGGCACCGGTGCCCCCACCCCCCTGGCACCGCGCTCCGCTCTCGCCCTGTCGCCGCCGCCgggtctctccccaccccccacccctccccccagccccccctCCCTCGCTCCCGCCCCGCtcctcctccgccgccgccgccgccgccgcctcctcctcctcctcctcctccccggcTGCTCCGGGTTTCTCTGGCTGGGAAGGCGCCACGGACCCCGCCGCGGCCACCACCACGTGGCGAGGGGCGGCCGGCCCCCGCCGTGCGGCCCAGCCTGGCTGCGCGCCCGGCGCCCACCGGCTCCCTGCCGCGCGGCCCGCGCTCCGCGCCCCCTCCCCGACGCCTCCCCACGCAGTGTGGCGTGGCGGGTGTGTGGGGGCGTCTGCGGACAGCGTAGGGACTCGGGTGGTGCGTTGGGATTTGCTTTGAGGATGTATATTTTATGGGAAAGTGAGATTCTTTATTGGATTGTTTTGGTCTTTGCTCTTTTGAGAAGGAAAACATTAGACCTACTCTTCATTGCTCTTCGGGGAGGGGGCATTGTTCTGATAATAAATACAGTAACCGTAGGGTTCAGTCAGATTAGAGTTAAATCAGTAACTTTGGAAATGAGAATGAACTGAAGAGAGACAAGTTTATTAGGAAGGAGAACAGCTTCCCTCTCTCACAcacaaccccctcccccaacacacagagGCACCCACAGGCCAGCGAAATGAACAAACAGATTTCACCCTTTCCACAAAGAGTACTTGAGCACCTGCCAAACTGCTGGGCAGGAGTCACAAGTTTTTGTCCCTTCcccactgtgtgaccttaggcaagttacttaacccctcTGAATTAAATTGTCGATAATTCCTGACCTGGACAACTGTAGAAGAGGAATGGGGATAGGAACTAAAGGTGATCTGTGACTTGTCTCCTCTCGAGTGTTAAAATCTTTTTGGTTATTCCCTGATGGATTAAAAAACGTGGGCAGAGGCATGATCAGCCTGGCTGCAGTACGGAATGATCTGGGAAATTCTGGAGGACTCTGGCTAACTCCTGACAAGCCAACCCTGGAAGCAGGGTATAGGGTAAGTCAGGGGCTTTGGATGGGTTCAGTATTTAGCTTGAAGCCTCACATCTGGAGAGAAGGTTCAGGCTGCTGGGAACCTGAGCCTACGTTTTTGGCTACTGGAGGAAGAGGTGGTGAATGTGGAAAGGACAGGAAAAAAGGTTTCTTGCTTGCTGTGAGCtttgagaagcagcagcagcagctcccattTTGCCCCACTGTAGGGAGAAGAGTGGACTGAAGGGTGAACTCCTCCCAGAAGAGCCAGCAGAGGCTCTGTACTCCTTCCTTTCAAAGAAAGGGATTCTGACTGGCTTTCTACCTCCTTTGCTGCTGTTTTCCCTTCCAGTCTCTCCTGCTAGGCTTTTACAGTCCAGAACACTGGCTCTTTTCTGAGCCATGTGCGACAATCTACCTGCCCTTTAGATATGAAGGCTACCCAGCTGGGACCCCACTAATCCAGACTGTACAGGTTCTCTTCCAAAACTCTTAGAAGACCAGGCAAAAGACTGGAGGCTGGGCTTAAATGTAGTCGGTTGCCTGAGGTCTTAATGACCATGCACTGGGCCATTAGCTGGACCTGAAACTGACTGGCAGACCTCTCACTGGAAAGGGTAATGGGCCCAGGTATAGTCTAAGCACACACTCTACAGGATTAGTTGTCAGCTCCTGATGCTTCTGAGCTGGTCAAGGTTCAGCCCTGAGTCACGTGGCAGGGCCAGCCCAGTGATTTATCTGGGATTCTAAGCAGTTGGTAGCAAAAGCCCAACAGATATTATGCCTGGTTCAGGTGCCCCCAAAATACCTCCTTGGAATCTAGACCTAATTTCATAGCATCCCCCCATTTCTGGCTCTGTTGTTTGTATTGGACAGACACTGAGAACAGGAACTGCATTTTATCCGTCCTTATCCCCAGCTGCCCTGATAGTACCTGCTCACTGTACACTTATTCAAGGATTTCTTGAACACCTGTTGTCTCTCCTACCCTCATGGAACTTATGTTCTAGTAGAGGAgtcagatgggaaaaaaaatttaataaatgaaacaattatAAATTGTGATAAAGAGTAAGAAGACACAAGGGGCaacaataaagaataattttttggggggtgggaatCTGCTTTAGATAAAGTAGTCAGAGAAGGTCCTCTGATGAGGTAATGTTTAAGCTAAACTTTAAAGGGTAGGAAGGAGTGTTCCTGGTTGAATAAGTGGGTGaagttgtgtgactttggatgTTACCTCTCTCACCTGAGAAAACTGGTGATTGGTCTGAATCCCTTCTAAGAACCCATATTATCAGGGTTCATCATGATAGAGACAGAAAAAGGTAAAACCCAAGGTCCTGGGGAAAGTGGGGGGTGAGAGGAAAGGCGGGAATGTGGTGGAT from Bos mutus isolate GX-2022 chromosome 19, NWIPB_WYAK_1.1, whole genome shotgun sequence encodes:
- the LOC138983944 gene encoding WAS/WASL-interacting protein family member 1-like; translation: MCAPPLTSAHHTPDPRPATSSPTPRAGALPPGGSRPAFASSAFSPFGPAAPRERDDRRMRKGCLLGPGPFCGPFKSRPLNPFCSADRNCRPSPLRGRDQAAPSPTAAEPRAPSPPPGAGEGASEAVRPEKRQRRGEKENANGRRRTLPLPATLDQLRANLLSSPPRDPRGPTLGAAPLPPPSPAGTHSCCRFLLRHDQPGCSTE